A region of the Oceanococcus sp. HetDA_MAG_MS8 genome:
CCACCGCCACAGCCTAGCCAGGCACCGAGCGCGACAGCCACCGATCCCGACGATCAAAAAGCCTACCTGAGCGCCTTTAGCAAGCTGAAGTCGGGAAACTATGAAGCGGCCATCCAAAGTTTTGGTAGTTTCCTCCAGAACTTCCCTCAGAGCGCTTACGCACCCAATGCCCAGTACTGGATCGGCGAAGCCTACTACGTACAGCGGAATTTTGAGTCAGCATGGGCGGCCTTCGATAAGGTGAGTCAAAATTTCCCTCAAAGTCTCAAGGCTGCAGATGCGCGCCTCAAACAGGGTCTCATTCGCGTCGACCAAGGGCGTATGGGGGAAGCCCGCAAAATTCTGCAACAGGTCGCCTCTGAGCACGCTGGCAGCTCTGCGGGACGTCTCGCCGCCGAACGCCTGCAGCGCATGGGTGGGGGCTAAGCTCAGCGTGTGGGGTATGCGTGTGCAGCGCCTGCAAGGCACGCGCCAATGTCCACGGTCGCGCTTTGAGGTAGGCCATCAGAATTTGCGTCTAAAGGCTTGACCTTTTTCAGTTTTCAGGTACTATGCTGCGCTTCCTGGCGGGTCGTTAGCTCAGTTGGTAGAGCA
Encoded here:
- the ybgF gene encoding tol-pal system protein YbgF, which gives rise to MSSMRLILVCTSAVIAGCASSPQVDPVAQTLGSHDQQLSDLRKEVSQLRALVEGISAAGLGTSLVSIEEDMRNLRGQVEALEYELRDMQQRRRTVIGSGERQVPPPQPSQAPSATATDPDDQKAYLSAFSKLKSGNYEAAIQSFGSFLQNFPQSAYAPNAQYWIGEAYYVQRNFESAWAAFDKVSQNFPQSLKAADARLKQGLIRVDQGRMGEARKILQQVASEHAGSSAGRLAAERLQRMGGG